The DNA window tcaggacacagtggccggtaatccccaccgtgccctgtcccggccggtatggcgctgatgcgacctcgggtcgcgtcggccattctgtggcgttgagccaccgtccggctgagattgcgggagtggttggagtattaatgagacatgatgtGCTGTCGGGAGGTTGACCGAGGCGGGGGGTGCCGGGCtgtggacgagccggcctcgagcaacacggagaatgaggcctcgcgcgagacagagatcaggctcctgccgaggccttctgtggagagcctcgggcgaggcggagacggcgtttcctgccgaggccttccccggggagcctcgcacgaagcggagtttgcgtgaggatgctgagacctcctgctcgaggctcgaggcgaggaggtggaggacccagtgggctcggtcgaggCGGGTGAGggacccacgacttaccttctagtttttattttattttatttttagatgggactttagcgaccctttcgatgtttgcttggggtaccccgttctaaggtacccgacagtagcccccgagcctcggggggagtgcgtgcactccccctgagggcaTGCCGAGGCTTGTTTTATACCTACCCTGTAGGTATTGGggtttgttgtttttttttttgaggttccggtgggtgcgcgcgagcgcacccgccgggtgtagcccccgagcccctggaggagtggagttactcctccagtgGCTTTCTTCATTTTTGCGCCTGAACGAGTGGTTCTtgtgcatttgccgagcccccaagcgcaagttcgggttgcgggggtctcggcaaggctacaggaaaaagccctctagcctccgcacggagcgagaggtttgttaggggtcccctgactttgggtatgatcctcacgcttcctttcgctcggaaggaggggtggaatgtgccaggctaccctcgatgggcacgagcgtggacacttccggtgagctgttagcgggtagcccgagtggaggcccgagccccattcgtcgggggacggctagtggtctagagacacactccaagagtaccagggggtttctctagtgggtgccgaggccgttcgcgggcctcggtggctcggtgcctccctacggtgggatcccattcggatacttccccgccggtctcggacacgacttaggacgccccgagcgaccgttcgctcgggcctgggccattcgtaggctcgccctgatgtcgtccctgactctgttgccctagggcagctgtcaaaaccttttggaggcccagccttcgaacccctggaccataacgggctcggtgccctttatcgtgtttgtagcgaaacctctagcgcggttttggactgtttgtctttgtcttgggtgttctggtggagggttagtttgccgagcccattctagtctcggcaaggttgcaggaagaccCCTAGCCTCCgtgtgagagggccgtcgggagttctcctgactttttatatgcccctcgcgcgagggtttgtttgccgaggccctttTGGGCATGAGCCCGGGTCGtagggtctcggcatatttgcaggaggagccccctagcctctgcatagggcgagaaggccgtcgggggttcccctgactttttatgcgaccctcgcgcttccttttcgctcggaaggaggggtggaatgtgcctcgctaccctcgatgggcacgagcggtggcacttccggtgagctgttatcgagtagtccaagtggaggcccgaaccccgttcgttaggggacggctagcggtccagagacacactccaagagtaccaaaggatttctctagtgggtgccgaggccgttcgttaggcctcggtggctcggtgcctccctacggtgggatcccattcggatactttcctgccggtctcggacacgactttgggcgtcccaagcgtttcgcttgcttgggcctcggccccgtataggctcgcccgcagttgcccctgactctgttatcctggggcggctgttgaaaccctttggggtccagccttcgaacccctagatcgtaataggcttagagcccggttccttcctatgaaaggaacaggccgcggggaatatcttccctattggcttggcaacgggtggcgcgccttttgaggcggtttcatggggaggcgaaacgacgcctgctgccgtagtggccgagcgtgacgtgatggacgggacgtaactgtcctcgcatttaatgcgggagacgtgggcgcgtgggccgccgaaatcggctcgtggttaaccgcgccggacgggggaaaacctccccgatttcatcacccgttcgtttcgcctcctccctgcataaatacccgaggaatctcgcccctcctcgtcttaccttgcccgtATTAGCGCCGCCTTCGTCGAGCCATCGCCAGAGCagtgggtgccgggaagaagaggagagaggagCGAGCCTCGGGAGAAAGCGAGGAAAAAGCGAGAGCgtaggagggagagagaaaaaactcaccgccacacccgattcctccatcgcacccatggccggcaatGTCGTCATTgtcgaggcagacccttgggatccgtcggacgttaccgaggagatgcttcagtcgcttgtcgatggtggactcctccgcccggtgacagaccctagtaggccagagtggattgctccgtacggcgagctagAGCCGAGGCCCCGTGATGGCTACgtcatgagcttcgtctccttccacgagcgtggcctcggtgtcccggcggaccggttcatgcgggcgctcccgcactactatggcgtggagctccacaattttaatcccaactccatcgctcaggcggctatcttcgttgccgtctgcgaggggtatttggggatcgctcctcattgggatttgtggctccacctgttccgggcggggcatactaccaagccgacgggaacatcgggtaagaggaaggcatcgagggccggaggctgcactctccaggtGCGTCAGGactgcctgcacctctacatcccggcccaactcgcgtcctccaaccgccggtggtatacgagttggttttacctccacaacgacgacggaggacttcccccttatactgggcggattgtggagagttgcccgaagaaatggaagtggggtgtcccgaaggtcgaccagcccaagctagagccgctcctggaggggctggcgaggctgcggggccatggcctcaccgtcgctgtggtcgtggccgccttccaccgtcggagggtgctgccgctgatggctcgacgacggcggctattcgagatgaggccgggtgagcccgtgGAAGGCACCCagatgtcttcctccgccctctccgacgaggaaattctccgtcgggtgggggagatggtagaagcgaagttgaggggcggcaacctgacccccttcgtgATGCGACCGTctcgggggttcctttcgctggtaagtcgagtgccgctgtagcctctgagcctccaCAATCTTtccttatcccttgtttccttacgCGCGTTTGTcattccttcaggggatgagggacatgcgctcctctccgccgcccgttcccgaggacgcggggcggCGGGCGACCAACCGTGCTTACGCCGATGcgcagaagaagcgaaaggacgctaaggcggcgaagcgcacgaagcacatccttgcgctcgaggcattggataagcgccgccgtcagcaacggaaggagggtctcccgttggaggaatccccgtcgacgtcgttgtcaacggaggcctcggatgggaacgacaagggcgagggagggcgaggtcccctggaccaccttcctaatgtcgtggaggtggcgcccggggcatcggcaagcagcccggcacccccgggaaggggaggagaagcggtcccagggccggcggttgcccgctccggggccgaggccgatacgcccgaggcgtgggcgttaggcaaacgcgccgtcagcccggtaggctcggcggccgtggcggagcaggtggcggtggaggtaacgccaccgcccccgcagaggaccgaaggggtgcCGGGGTCCGCTGatgaccgaccggcgccgatggatacggatgcgatgccactaccgccgcctccgccgttgcagatgaggtttgctgtggcgaagcgggggccgccccgttctaagtaagtgtatttttggcagggtcgtagtgtcttccgttcgcttttttggtctcgcgctgaccttGTAGGTTAATTTtttttagtcggaagcggcctgtggacgacctccccttggcgcccctcaaggcgcttaaggcgagccccggctcctccgcccactgggtggcggaggcacaagccgccatccaacgtggtgcggcgtcggcgagggtcgacccaaaggaatcggccgcccaaggaggggttgtcgaggcggcccctacacggtcggatggggccgtcgtgccctttgttgccgaggctcccggggcttccgaggctgaggcgatggaggccctggcgcccatgaccgccgagaccgcagtggccgtGGTCGGCGtttctgcgtctgccgaggccacaatggcggagaccggagcccccaagaccgccgaggccgtgattgcagaggtcggagcccccgaggtcaccacggccatcatgatggcggcgaggccgtctgtgcaggaggcggagatgtaggcggcggaggcctcggccgtgcccttggctcagggcccgccgttgttgcgggagagcgcccgggagacggaggtctatccgatctcctccgatgatacttcctgggcgcaggaggtggtcgacgccgaggagaccgatgccatggagcagccggcgccgcttttggacgagggaagctcggccctcgtgcgggtgcgatccgagccccgcgggtgggatcacccgagggtgctgtggcggagccaggatgaccctgagggggagcctttgttcgcCCGGCGCTGGagcaccttcgagcagtaccgcgagctggcggagtggtcgctatggacggcgctgtccgtggtggccgacgaactgcccggagtcgcccaggttcgtgttttcctttctctcgTGACGTTGTTTCTTTCTCGGTTTTTTGTCGCAATCAACGACCTTTgttctgcctcctcaggagcttGAGACctagtccctcgggaagtcggtcttcctccggcgggagacgggaatctgggaccagcttcagcggcagaggggccttcttgccgatgccaacgagcttctgtcggcacgaagcgcggaggtggaggacctctgccttcgctgtgccgacgcgaaggtcgaggcggccacagcccagaCGTGGCTCGCCCCCATGGcagcgcggatcaaggagctggaggaggagcttacccgcgccgtcagcgatcgggatgccttcagatcccgggctgaagaagcgacggcctcgggcaaggccctcgccgggtagttgggggcagaggagagtgcgcaccgtctgaccaaaggcgctctaaacgaggcccttgcttcggttgaggcctcgcaaatcaaggctgtggttttgagggggacagtcgagggtgagttccagtccccttgttGCGTTTCCTTCTCcctatgttcgctccctaacttctttgtatgacgcagagctggggagtgaagcttccagggtggccgaggcctgtcaggccgagacccgacgctgggagcagaaggccaagggtgagttccgtgggcttccatccctaacttgggttgttttttctctggctcgacctcattccattttccgcgacgcagagtcagaggcggagttcgctcgggccgccgaggcttccagcgcggtgcagacagtgctcgacaccgagatcgaggagcacgaggcgctgaaacgtgtcgccctttccacctgcgaggccttggaggtcgagggggttcagtcaggcagctcccttgggagtcgcttgattgcgctgagcagccagatgcgcgagcgactccgaggggcgctgcacacgggtgtcaagtgggcgatggccatcatctcctctcactaccttggcgtcgacctctcggccatcagtgacggctatgttctgcctgatgatgatgaggaggccaacgcggcggtcgcaaagctgatggaggcggcggaaggccctggcacggcgctggcgacgctcttcgaggaggaggtggttcctcccttaCCATccgccggtgctgaaggccccgagccttaatctgggccccgggggctatgtaaagatagaataggggttatttttgtatcataacgtttgtggccatcgaggcccctgtttctgaagtatttgtgtttcttagttgtttttctcatgcttccgagcctttgtcctctgttgcttctgatcagatttcgtttgcaaaacacccctctggggcctaagccgtcccttgagcgagaggtagtgagggagtgccgtagcccgggggcgtaggccgtctcgcgactctatcggcctcttgcttaggaaacagaccttggtccgaggagtctttacaaatgattcgtcagagcctgctagagtcttggcgtaggaatttttgtgaaaaacaactaaagaatggtgcgtgggacctagggggagtcccccatctagcccccgagggaggcttggttctgccgaggcaaagccgagtctcccttgtcgtgtttaTTGCACTCCTATGacgggctcggggggtttctcgaaaaataagaccaactaaagaacgctttttaattgtatttcgggaaacgacatatacaatgcttggaaatttagggataaaagcgacgtagctgttctatgttccaagcgttggtgaagacttcgcccttcttgttggccagcttgtaggtcccgggcttcagtacctgggcgatgatgtacggtccttcccatggcggggtcagcttgtggggacccttgttgctctgtgctagccttaaCACCAGGTCGCTTACCTTTAAGTCTCGGCCTCAGAcgtgtcgggcctgatagcgccacaggctctgctggtatttggccgagtgtagtaacgcgatgtctcgggcttcctccagttgatcaagggcatcctctcgggtggtgcggttactttgatcgttataggcttgcagcctcggggaaccatattccaagtcggtggggaggatggcctcggccccatagactaggaagaaaggcgtgaatctcgtggctcggcttggggtgttcctcaggctctagatggccgacgggagctcggcgagccattttttgccaaactttttcaatcggttgtgaatccttggcttgaggccttgtaggatcatgccgttggcacgctctacttggtcgttggtccttgggtgtcctatagccgaccaggccacacggatgtggtggtcatcgcaaaacgtcaggaaccttttgctggtgaactgcgtcccgttgtcagtgatgatggtgttggggaccccaaacctgtggatgatgtcagtgaagaacagcaccgcctgctcggatttgattcgattgatcggacgagcctcgatccatttggagaacttgtcgattgataccaatagatgggtgaagcccccgggggccctttgcagaggcccgaccatgtcgagaccccacacggcgaatggccatgtgatggggatggtttgcagggccagggccgggagatgtgtttgccgggcatagtactggcatccttcgcaggagcgtaccagcttggtagcgTTAGCGAccaccgttggccagtagaacccttggcggaaagcattccCCACGAGCgttcgaggcgccgcatggtgcccgcaggcgcctgcgtgtaagtcccaaagcagggcctgGCCCGCTTCGGAACTGATACaatgttggaggacacctgagggacttcgcctgtacaattcgccattgtagagggcataggtcttggctcagcgcgcaagccatcgtgcttctattctgtcgtcaggaagctccccccgatcaagccaatcgaggaacgggactcgccaatccgcgtcctgattagtctgcggaggctcggcgttgacttccatgacctcaggctcggtcgagggggtttcggcagcagagggggcgtcgggctttgccatggattccacaggtgggccctcctctgttgtcgaaatgcagccgatggaaggtttgtggaggtctctggcgaagacgttcggggggaccggggctcgtgtcgaggccatctttgccagctcgtcggcggcctcgttgtacttccgcgcgacatgatttagtttgagaccgtcgaacttgtcttctaggcgtcgtaccatcttgcagtaagcctccattttggggtcgaggcagtttgactccttcatcacttgatctatgacgagccacgagtcgcctcgaacgtcgaggcgccgtgccccaagctcgatggcgacttgcaagccactgatgagggcctcgtatttggccacgttgttggaggcggtgaagtggagccacaccatgtagcgcatgtgtactccgaggggcgaaatgaaaaGCAGgcccacgcctgccccggtcttcatcagggatccgtcgaagtacagggtccagcactctgtCTGAATTTGAGCGGGTggtagttgggtatctgtccattcagccacgaaatcggccaagacctaagacttgattgcttttcgaggcgcaaaggtcaaggtttcccccataagctcgatagcccacttggctatcctgcccgaggcctcccagttatgaactatctcgcccagggggaaggatgataccacagtcactgggtgcgactcgaagtagtggcgtagtttgcgccgggccaggaccacggcgtagaccagcttctggatgtgggggtagcgtgctttggtctcggagagcacctcgctgatgaaataaataggtcgttgggtgggtagagtatgcccttcttcctgcctctctaccactacggcggcgctgaccacttgggtcgttgcggcgacgtagagtaagagggcctcgtccatggccgagggtatcaggatgggaggattggtgagcagcctcttgagtctgtcgagggcatcctcggcctcgggggtccaagaaaaacgctcggactttctcaagagtcggtacagaggcaaccctttttcgccgaggcgtgagatgaagcggctcagggccgcaaggcatcccatgaccctctgcactcccttgaggtctctgattggtcccatgctggttatggccgagaccttctctgggttggcttcaatgccgcgttccgagactatgaatcccaagagcatgcctcgggggaccccgaacacacacttctcgggattgagcttgatgcccttctctctaaggcatttgaaggttattctTAAGTCGTCGATGAGACCCTCGgcttttctggtcttgaccacgatgtcgtctacataGGCCTTGACGGtctgcccaatgttgtcgccaaagacctaggtcatgcatcgttggtacgtggcacctgcgtttctgaggccgaagggcatcgtcacgtagcagtacatgccgaatggtgtgatgaaagaagtcgcgagctggtcggactctttcatcttgatctgatggtaaccagaatacgcatcgaggaaagacaaggtctcgcaccctgtggtggaatcaacgatttgatcgattcgaggtaatgggaaagggacctttggacaggctttgttcaaaccggtgtagtctacgcacatcctccatttcccacttttcttcctaactaacacggggttagccaaccactccgggtgggatacttccttgatgaacccggccgccagcagtttctgcacctcctcaccgatggccctacgcttttcctcatcgaagcggcgcaggcgttgcctcaccggtctagagccggctcagacgtccaaggcgtgctcggcgacttccctcggtatgcctggcatgtctgagggactccatgcaaatatgtcggcattcgcacggaggaagtcgacgagcacggcttcctatttgatgtcgagggtggcgccaatcctcagcgcccggtcgtcggggcaggcggggtcgaccgggatgagtttcaTGGTTTCCgcaggctcgaacgcccccgcgcgacgcttggagttaggcacctcgccactgagttggtcgaggtgggcgatgagggtctcggcctccacaagagcctcggcgtactcgatgcattcaacgtcgcagtcgtatgcatgttcgtatgtgGACTCGATCATGATAACAccactagggcctggcatcttgagcttgaggtaggtatagttgggcactgccatgaacttggcgtagcacggccaccccagaatggcgtggtaggctcccccgaatccgactacctcgaaggtgaggacttccttgcggaagttggagggggtgccgaagcagacaggaaggtcgatgcgcccgaggggttgcgtgcgcctccctggcacgatgccgtggaagggtgtgacatcacctcggagcctcgaccgatcgatctctaagagctccagggtgttggcgtagaggatgttgaggccgctgcctccatccatcaacaccttggagagtcgggtgttgccgatgattgggtcgacaacCAGCGGGTACTGCtcaggattcggaacatggtcagggtggtcatctcgatcgaaggtgatcgcctctcgagaccagtcaaggtactggggggtggctaccttgaccgagaagacttcttggcgttccctcttgcgctgccgcgccgtaaggcatgccgagggcccgccgaagatcatgaaggcattgcgtacctcggggaacccgtcgtccttgtcctcgttctggtcgccggcgcccttctgcttggcgtcgtcatcggggagcccgagcctggcgtagtaacgtcgcagcatggagcaatcctcgagggcgtgcttgaccgggccttggtgataagggcatggtttcttgagcatatcgtcgaaaggcctagggcctttggggccttggggattcttgcATTCTACGGCCCCGACCAAATCAGCCTCcatgacctcctgcttccctaggcgccccttcttctttctcttagggaggtgggaggccgaggcatcgggggcctcgtccctctgttTTCCCTTGGCGTCGCTATCGGGGAAGATGGCACCGacggcctcctcgcccgaggcaaagttggtggcgatgtcgaggagcgcagcaGCGGTGCGTGGCACGTTCCGACCTAGCTCCCACACCAGGTcttggcaggtggtgccggagaggaaagcctggacgatctctgagtcaccgacgctgggcaactcggtgcactgcttggagaagcaccggatgaaatcTCGGAGAGACTCACCTGGTTTCTGGCGGCaactcttaagatcccaggagtttcCGGGAcgtacgtatgtgccctggaaattcccaacgaagaccctaaccaagtcacgccagtcgtggatttgtgagggagggaggtgctcgagccaggctcgcgccgagtctgacaagagcaaggggaggttacggatgatgagtaggtcatcatcCACACCACCTAGCTGGAAGGCCAGGCGGTAGTCGGTaagccagagttcggggttggtATCACCACTGTATTTCgcgaggttggctggttgccgaaaacaGGCCAGGAACTGGGCGACacggatagctctgctaaagactcgagggccaggaggctcaggagaaggactgcggtcttcctcgctgtcgtagcggccacctcggtgcacATGGTAGCCTCAGGCGAGCCCCTCACCATCGTGGCAtcgtcgtcggccgaccacctcgtggtctccctgcacctcgtgtcgattgtcgaggcggtcaagaagcacggggaccctatgggctatcggtgctcgagcaggctcgggacgagccgaggcttccctgtcctgccgaggcggtgccgcgggcaggttcgagacgcccccgtgccgtcgggaggcggaactcttggcctgctgaaccgcggcggtctctaggagatctcggagctcgccgtggacccaccgcccctccgtggtagaaggctcaggCATTGCACGaactagcattgccgcagccgcaacgttctggctagcgtgattgaagaccgggggttgctcactcccttcgtcgttatggatgcggtgatgcacgtcgagggccctccgtcgggctcccccgccttcatcgcgacctcgctgttcctgttcgagagagtctcgaagctgctgtagaaggagttggtcttgctcaaccttggcctggagctcacggagctgttctaggtctgggcgctgaggtcgcgcaagagcaacgttctcatttcgtgcggccggcaggacgGCGCGTGGAGGTGTAGCGACGCCCGCGTCGGGGCggagcggggaacggctacctgccccctcgtcctcttcgcccattctcggcatcccgagcctgaCATGAAAAcattcgcgagtggggtcgtaggtgccttcgtcgtcggagtcagagtagccgaagcagtagtcgcttgcagccAAGAACAGGCGCAAAGCCCCAAGGTTGTGGAGTCCGGAAAAATCTACCccaggccatgcctcgtcctcgtccgaggagtcggagtgggtgctcaggtcgagagcgaagcgctggcggtgttctgaggggtgctcgtgagcggcagagtaagcgtaggcgtaagaggcggcggcatctctcaacccaaaggggtatggggacggtgccgtctctAGATTCTGCCCCaccggggtcggctcttcagggagtggtggagcggagcttgacgaccgGGCATCGCCGCATGCCACAGGcaagtttcctttgtccaagctcaggctaggcaggtccccagccagggaccatgtgccaacagctggtcataggatatcgGTGGGGGTGGCGTGTCACCCCGGATTCACGTAGCGTTGGGGTGGCCTTGTTCGTGccgtgcttggcgagcgcggcgagagcggccgcccggacgccgcccgcgcctgggctgccggggcgtaaCTTCAtcatcggttggtggggctcgaggagtgaggagcaccatgtcgtgctcatgccctagagacatgaactctaggctcccgaaccaaaccacggtgctaagacgcaatggtcgtacggggtctgccatccggaacctgctgggatgacgaaaccgaCATGCAgccgcccctacctggcgtgccaactgtcggtgtttcggactggGGGGTCCTcagccgactagtgaatttgttctgcgtgctcccgattccggatggtgatgcaaagagacacaagatttatactagttcgggcaatcggtgccctacgtccagtctgagagatcgaacttgtattccttgcaccgaagtgctcgtagtagggggttacgagctaagggagagaaggagctagtcctaggtctcagcagggtgtcgtgtgggccgtttgagacgttgctctcaagcggctggaatatGTGCGAGTGTGTTCCCCcatcctctaagtggcccaagtcctctccttttatagctgaagggaggacaaggaccgtacatgt is part of the Miscanthus floridulus cultivar M001 chromosome 9, ASM1932011v1, whole genome shotgun sequence genome and encodes:
- the LOC136479160 gene encoding uncharacterized protein; the encoded protein is MAVPNYTYLKLKMPGPSGVIMIESTYEHAYDCDVECIEYAEALVEAETLIAHLDQLSGEVPNSKRRAGAFEPAETMKLIPVDPACPDDRALRIGATLDIK